The Gordonia terrae genome contains the following window.
TTGACGCTGATGACGTCGGTGACCAGGACGCCGGGGGCGTGTTCGGCGAGAGCGGTCACCAGCGGCTCGATGGTCGTCACCGGCGTCGCCAGCACGACCAGCGCGTCCGACGACGCCGCGCGCTGAAGTGTCGCAACGAGATCCGTAGACGCGTCATAGCCGTCGCCGGTGGCGGCGTCGACCGTCGCGGTTGACCGGTTGTAGCCGAAGGCGTCGTGTCCGGCGTCGTGCAGGGCCCGCAGCAGTGACCCGCCGATCAGCCCGAGACCGAGCACGCACACCGGTCGGGGGAGGACGGGAGCGGGGGACGACGGCGCGGCAGTCACCCTGACACGTTCCCATACCGGTCACGCACGGTGAACCGGGACTTGGGAGTACCGGTGATAGGGGCTACGGTTTGCTGCATGGCCGGTGCCGGATTTGGGAAGTCGGGGTCGAACGCGCAGGACGTGGACGACGACATCGACGGTTTCGCCGTGGCGGTCGTCCGCGACGAGAGTGGCTGGAAGGTCACCGCGATGAAACCGTCGGCGCTCTCCGACCTCGAGGACGCCGAAACCCAGTTGCGTGAGCTGCGTTCCGCGGGCGCGGTGTTCGGGCTTCTGGACGTCGACGACGAGTTCTTCATCATCGTGCGGCCGTCCCCGACGGGAGCGCGTCTGCTGATCTCCGACGCGACCGCCTCCGTAGACTACGACATCGCGGTCGACGCGCTGGACGCGCTGAACGTCGAGGTGCCCGACATCGATCCGGACGAGCTCGACCAGATCGATCCGTGGGAGGAAGGGGATCTCGGGTTGCTCGCCGATCTGGGACTGCCCGACGCGGTGATGAGCATCATCGTCGGCGACACCGATCTCTACGCCGACGAACAGCTCGGCATGATCGCGGCACGGCTCGGCTTCGCCGACGAGCTGGGCAAGGTCCTCGACTCCCTCGGCCACTGAGTCGGCACGAACTCGTGCGATGAGTGCGCCCGCCTGGGAGGCCATGGTTCGTGCGGCGCTCGACGCGGCAGCACTCTCGGGGACCGACGACGTTCCCATCGGCGCGGTCGTGTTCGACCCGGAAGGCATCGAACTGGCTCGCGCCGCCAACCGCCGCGAGGCCGATGGCGATCCGACGGCACACGCCGAGGTGCTCGCTCTGCGTGCGGCGGCGCGGGCGTTCGGTGACGGCTGGCGCCTGCCCGGATGCACGATCGCGGTGACCGTCGAGCCCTGCACCATGTGCGCGGGCGCGATCACGCTGTCCCGGGTCGACGCCGTCGTGTTCGGAGCATGGGAGCCCAAGACGGGCGCGGTCGGCTCGCTGTGGGACGTCGTGCGCGACCCGCGGCTGTCGCATCGGCCCCAGGTGAAGGGTGGCGTGCTCGAACCCGAGTGCCGCGCCCTCATGGTCGACTTCTTCGCCACCCGACGACATCCGTGACCGCGGCGTCTCGGGGTCGCGAGACATCAAGATCGGTGAGATCTCAGGGTCCCGTCCGGTGGTCGTGGCCGCTCGGTCCTGGCAGATTGGACTGCAGTACCCCCGACCCGCGAGGAGT
Protein-coding sequences here:
- a CDS encoding tRNA adenosine deaminase-associated protein; this translates as MAGAGFGKSGSNAQDVDDDIDGFAVAVVRDESGWKVTAMKPSALSDLEDAETQLRELRSAGAVFGLLDVDDEFFIIVRPSPTGARLLISDATASVDYDIAVDALDALNVEVPDIDPDELDQIDPWEEGDLGLLADLGLPDAVMSIIVGDTDLYADEQLGMIAARLGFADELGKVLDSLGH
- a CDS encoding nucleoside deaminase, translated to MSAPAWEAMVRAALDAAALSGTDDVPIGAVVFDPEGIELARAANRREADGDPTAHAEVLALRAAARAFGDGWRLPGCTIAVTVEPCTMCAGAITLSRVDAVVFGAWEPKTGAVGSLWDVVRDPRLSHRPQVKGGVLEPECRALMVDFFATRRHP